The genomic segment CTTCCATCAGCACCACCGGCAGCCCCTCGGCGAAGCTCGGCAGTACGAACAGGCGGGCGGCGGCAATTTCGGCCCGGACCGCGTCGTTACTCAACCACCCGGTCACACGCACCCGGCTACCGAGCCCCTGAGCGGCGATCGCCGCGTCGATCTGGGGCCGCATCGGACCGTCACCCGCAAGAACCAGTTGGAAATCGACGCCCCGTGCCGCCAGTCGTGCGGCGGCGTCAAGGAGCACCAACTGTCCCTTCTGCTCAGCGAGGCGGCCGACACAGACCAGCCGCGGTTCCGCAACCGGCGGCAGCGGGCCGGCGCCCAGGAACGCGGCGTCCACCCCGCAGCGCACCACCTGGAGCTTGGGCCAGTCGGCCGCCCGGCACCAGCGGTACAGTTGGCTCCGGCCAAACGAACTCACCGCGACCACGAACGCCGCGGGCGCGATCTTGTCCCCGAGCGAAATCGCGTCCGGGCGGTCGAACTCTTCCGGCCCGTGAACGGTGAAGCTGAACGGCGGGCCGCCGAGCGCGTGCGCCAGCGCGGCCACGTCCGTGGGATTCGTCCCGAAATGCGCGTGAAGATGCACGACGCCCGCCTCGCGGAGCCAGCGGACCAGAAGGCACGCTTCGGCGAGGTACACGCCGGACCGCAGAAGCCGGCCGGAGCGCCGACCGAACTGCCATGCGAGTCTCGACGCCCGGAACAGCGCGATCGGGCGCGTGACCGCGGTCCGCGCGAAGGCGACCGCGAGCCCCGTCACCCCGCGTTCGAGTAGCACCCGCGTGCGCCGCTCCTCCTCCTGGTCGCCCGCATCCACCAGCGCCACCCCCGGCCGGCGGATCGACACCCGGAACACGTCCAGCCCTTGTTCTTCAGCCGCGCGGATCTCGCGACGAATGAAACTGTGGCTGACGTGAGGGTACTGGTTGACGAGGTACGCGACGCGGGGCGGCCCACTGCCCTGCGCGGTTGCGGTTTTGTACTCGATCAGAGTTTGGGGCCTCCTCAAGAGCCGGTTACGGAAGTACCGCACCTGACCGAGAACCATTGGAAACTTGGCCAGCACGCAGTAAACAGCATACAGTCGCGAAAACCGGGGGTCCGTTCCTTGCCGGCGGCGACCGCGATAAGCGCGGTAACACAGGAGCGAATACCCCGCGATGAGCAACAGCCCGGCAGCCGGAAAGAAGGGCACCGTTGCAAGTACGGCCACCGGAAAGAGCAAGCCCCAGAGCCAGTTGCTCCGGGACTCGCGCACCCACATCCGGTCCGGCCCCGCCCCCCGCAGGTGGGAGACTTCCGCGTACGCGTGACCGGCCCGGACCGCCCGGCGCCACCACTGCCCGAACCGGGTCATCGCGGCGTCGTGAACCACCATCTCGGCATCGATCCGGACGATCTTCCAGCCCGCTGCCCGTAAACGGGAACACAGCTCCGGCTCTTCACCCGCGATCAACGAATCTCGGTAGCCGCCGACTTGCAGGAACGGGGCGATACGCATCAGCGCGTCCCCGCCGCACCACAGCGCTTCCCCGACCGGCGTGTCCCACTCCAGGTCACAGAGCCGGTTGTAGACGGAGCGCTCGGGAAATCGCTCGCGCCGGCGGCCACAGGCGACGGCCACCTCCGGGCGGCTGCCGAGTGTTTTCTGTGCGGTTTCGAGCCACGTGGGGACGACCTCGCAGTCGCCGTCCACGAACTGCACATACTCGAGATCCGGGTGCTCGGCCATTAATTTGCGGAAGCCGGCGTTTCGGGCACGGGCCGCGGTGAACGGCACGGTCGTGTCCAGCAACACCACGTTGGCCCCGAGAGCCCGGGCCGCTTCAACACTACCGTCAACGGAGCCCGAATCCACGTACACGACGGCCGCCGCGCGCCCGACCAGCGACCGCAAGCAGCGGATCAGGCGCTCGCCCTCGTTCCGGCCGATCGCCACGACGCCTACTCGATCCATAGTTGTAAATTCTCTGAATGATCCATGTCTATTTCACGCTTCTGCGGGGTATCGAAGCCAGCACTCCCACTTGAACCACCCGGCACGCGTATTCACCACGGGCTTGGGAATATCAACCGACGTACACCACGTGACCGCACGAGTTCGGAGGCGGAACGGTTGGGGTCAAAGCGCCTCCCGCGAATCAAGAGGAGGAAGCGTTCGCCCGGAAAAAGGTCCGAGAGAACGAAGAAGTTTCGAAGAAAGTGGGCGGGTAACAAATCGAGTTTGCGGGGGAGAGGCGCCGATGCGCGAGGGGGCGGGGCTCGGCGAACGGGTACACGAGGACGCCGTGACTTTTTCGAAGGTCGCACCATCGGAATCGAACCGGTACTGCGACATTCGTTTAACCGGGCGCTTCGGCTTTGGATCCGTCACCCCGTGACTCCGGCTCAAAGCGTTGAGCCCTCGACGAATCAAAGTCCACACGGACGGCTAGCGTGCCGGGCGCAGAGCCGGAAGGCGGTATCTTCGTAGTACAGAAACTCGGTTTCGTCCACGTAGTCAACAAGGGTCGATCCGGCTCCCAAGGACTGACCGACACAACCGGTCCGTCACGGCTGTTTCGTCCTATAATATCCCGCGGCCTTTGTGTCGTGCAATTAAGTCCTCGGGGCAGGTGCTGATGCTGCTTTCGCTCAGCCTAATCCCTTGATGCACGACCGGCAATCACGAACGGCGCCCTCTGGAGCCGAGAGCGCACTCTCCCACAGTCGCATTGGCGAGTCTCTATCAGTCGCCCTGAAACGAACGGCACCGCCCCCCGCTCGTGTCCAGTCCTCACACGAACGGTCGGACGTCCCCAGCGCAGAGCCCCAGGCCCGGCATAGACGAGCCACTATGATTCAAACGATTAGCGAACCCGTTTCTGCTCCGAAACACACACCCGTCGCGAGCGGCCTGAGGGTGGCCGTGGCCGCGAACTTCACGGCCGAGCCCATCGAGCCGTACCTGCGGTTCTGGTTGGACCGCCTCGGCCTTACGGGCGACATCGAGTTCGCCCCGTACAACCAAATCATTCAGGAACTTTTATCCCCCAACAGTTTGCTATCTTCCAATCGCGAAGGCATCAACCTGATCCTCATCCGGATCGAGGACGGGGTGCGCTTCCGACCGGGCGGGTGGGACGAAACCGTCCTGACCGGTGTCAGCACCGAACTCGCCCGCACCCTGCGAGATTTCGCTGACCGGAGTGCCGCGCACACGATCCTTTGTGTGGTGCCGCCCTCGCTCGCGGTCACGAGCGATCCCGCCCGAGCGGCGCTCGTACGGACCCTTGAGGACACACTGCGGTCTGCTTGTGGGGGCCACGAATCGCTCCACTGGCTCTCGCCCGAAGCCCTGGCGCTTTATCCCGTCCCGGAGCCGCACGACCCCGTGGGGGACCGGGTCGGCCACATGCCGTACACGCCCGCGCTCCTCGCGGCTGTTGCCACGGCCGTCGCCCGGCGCATCCACGCGCTGAAGTTCCCGCCCCACAAGGTGATCGCACTCGACTGTGACAACACCCTCTGGGCTGGGGTCGTCGGAGAAGACGGGCCGACAGGCATCCGGCTCGAACCGGGCATGAAGGCCCTCCAAGAGTTCGTTGTCGCGCAGCAGGCGGCCGGGATGTTGGTGTGCCTCGTCAGCAAGAACGCCGAGGCCGACGTGCTGGACGCCTTCGACGCCCGCCCGGACTTCCCCCTCCGCCGCGAACACCTCACGGCCTGGCGCGTCAACTGGGTCGCGAAGTCGCGCGGGTTGGCCGAACTGGCGGAGGAACTCAACGTCGGGATCGACAGCTTCATCTTTCTCGATGACAACCCGATCGAATGCGCCGAGGTCCGGGCGAACTTGCCACAGGTTCTCACGATCCAGGTGCCCCCCGCGGAGCAGATCGCCGACCTGCTACCGCACATTTGGGCGTTCGACCGCCTGAAGGTGACGGAGGAGGACCGGAAGCGCACTTTAATGTACCGTCAGAACGCCGACCGGTCGCGGCTCAAGCGCCAGGCGGGGGACATTACCGAGTTCCTTGCCGGGCTCGAACTGAAGATCCACATCGCCACACCGAGCGCCGACCAGTTGCCGCGCGTCGCGCAACTCACCCAGAGAACGAACCAGTTCAACTTCACCACCGTCCGGCGCTCGGAGGCCGAAATCAACCGGTGCCGCGAGTCCGGGTTCGAGTGCCTGGCCGTCGAGGTGTCGGACCGGTTCGGCGAGTACGGGCTCGTCGGCGTGATGATCTTCGCGGCGTCCGGCGACGCCCTCGTCATTGACACCATGCTGCTCAGTTGCCGCGTGCTCGGCCGCGGCGTCGAACACGCCATGCTCGCCCATCTGGGTCAACTGGCGACCGACCGACGGTTGACGATCGTCGAGGCCCGGCTCCGGCCTACGGCCAAGAACGAGCCGGCCGCGAACTTCCTCCGGTCCGTTGCGGTC from the Frigoriglobus tundricola genome contains:
- a CDS encoding glycosyltransferase — encoded protein: MEYKTATAQGSGPPRVAYLVNQYPHVSHSFIRREIRAAEEQGLDVFRVSIRRPGVALVDAGDQEEERRTRVLLERGVTGLAVAFARTAVTRPIALFRASRLAWQFGRRSGRLLRSGVYLAEACLLVRWLREAGVVHLHAHFGTNPTDVAALAHALGGPPFSFTVHGPEEFDRPDAISLGDKIAPAAFVVAVSSFGRSQLYRWCRAADWPKLQVVRCGVDAAFLGAGPLPPVAEPRLVCVGRLAEQKGQLVLLDAAARLAARGVDFQLVLAGDGPMRPQIDAAIAAQGLGSRVRVTGWLSNDAVRAEIAAARLFVLPSFAEGLPVVLMEALALGRPAITTYVAGIPELVRDGVNGWLVPAGDPVALADVIASALQIEPARLEEMGRAGATAVAAAHDARREAAKLVALFAEATGRVVPAPKSEPHTAEGA
- a CDS encoding HAD-IIIC family phosphatase produces the protein MAANFTAEPIEPYLRFWLDRLGLTGDIEFAPYNQIIQELLSPNSLLSSNREGINLILIRIEDGVRFRPGGWDETVLTGVSTELARTLRDFADRSAAHTILCVVPPSLAVTSDPARAALVRTLEDTLRSACGGHESLHWLSPEALALYPVPEPHDPVGDRVGHMPYTPALLAAVATAVARRIHALKFPPHKVIALDCDNTLWAGVVGEDGPTGIRLEPGMKALQEFVVAQQAAGMLVCLVSKNAEADVLDAFDARPDFPLRREHLTAWRVNWVAKSRGLAELAEELNVGIDSFIFLDDNPIECAEVRANLPQVLTIQVPPAEQIADLLPHIWAFDRLKVTEEDRKRTLMYRQNADRSRLKRQAGDITEFLAGLELKIHIATPSADQLPRVAQLTQRTNQFNFTTVRRSEAEINRCRESGFECLAVEVSDRFGEYGLVGVMIFAASGDALVIDTMLLSCRVLGRGVEHAMLAHLGQLATDRRLTIVEARLRPTAKNEPAANFLRSVAVQFAAPAGSGDETVYRIPVGVARGIAYRPGADADKQLELARTEGKPAAAAVSPSATSAFNRQEFYTRTATEFRSPGAVLQSIEAGSRNPRPLDTPVAPPRSATERDLTALWSRVLNIAPIGIDDEFGHLGGTSLQCAQLFVTLESTHGLRLPMTTILEAPTVRTLAERFESARGPATRQSLKLLKKGTDSGPALFLVHDGDGETLLYLNLARRLAPDVTVYGIEPHGNDRCPMLHAAIPEMAAYYVARAREVRPNGPYFLGGLCAGGVIAFEMALQLRATGLEVGLVALLDAADARAKMKPFLHTRRRWARFKQSLGRRADGDGAGGGRDPESTDTATAPPEGRGMIHKAKRALHKLSNLVRYEVNSYRRRVAEAAQIRAMRTGTGADENAPTLTVRAVYEYAERLYAPAERLDVPVILVRAGADGATYAPADEPLTARLRDPHFGWVPRLAGDRPALEVIDAPGGHGGILQEPHVGTVATHVQAAIDRVITVRQK